In one Pempheris klunzingeri isolate RE-2024b chromosome 8, fPemKlu1.hap1, whole genome shotgun sequence genomic region, the following are encoded:
- the LOC139204664 gene encoding zinc fingers and homeoboxes protein 1-like, which produces MSSRRKSTTPCMVLPSDVVEQEEVEEKTERTKEDEAEEEEGKVKEGAEEGPTAEELGQAVVVVPTPPDTDEPSVSNVEESEVLCPSLKRSTINPPEDPSSDQPTQEQQCDTLEEGGADPAAVAAISLSKTPIMRMKTKSEPKRIAVSLKSADEAVEGFGGGSEGEVGGEQEPIEAPLGPMTPVEMLLHDSMKLGGGLLVSPHSEQHRKSSTLNPTVLPAGLAQVLSAFQAQQNAAVAQPQLLIPLSSIPSYSAAMDTNPLLGSTYKKFPYPSMAEISSLAAQTQFTEEQIKVWFSAQRLKHGVSWTPEEVEEARRKQFNGTVHTVPQTITVIPAHQLSAAANGLQSILQTCQIVGQPGLVFTQVGPGGNLPVTSPITLTVAGLPSQSQSSSRVSCQPTPTNSELKRATTVQPPSLSPQENSALSADTFSLRPKKSKEQLAELKASYLKNHFVTDAEIARLMKLTNLTKGEIKKWFSDTRYNQRNSKNSHVIVFHDGGSRGSGSCGSSASTTIVIDSSDETPTSPHPPRTPPVKEKETRPKTWNPFPDFTLQKFKEKTPEQLVVLEESFEKSSTPSDEELSRLRTETKLTRREIDAWFTERRKMPSVSTSSPDSSEGGKVEADGAKAGEGGTRASSSPSASSSRRGSQTPPGGRSKQMSSSSNKDMKDKTKKTPEQLHILKSAFVKTQWPTPEEYDQLAEDSGLPRSYIVSWFGDSRYSWKNSNLKWFFQYQSGNVEGPNGGGGNKVGSSSSSTGRKRRGRNRGWGRSRTRKQPRRSASYSADVDKSPPSKKIKSGREILKEYYLKHRFLNEQDLDELVTKTNMSYEQVREWFAEVQRRLDIGSDPFQEPATGQIDGGGGEEEGEETQGEASTATEDHSGAGMGDEEEDEEDEEDDGDETDDSEVWEPSRSVRKSLSVSED; this is translated from the exons ATGTCGAGCCGCCGGAAATCAACCACACCTTGCATGGTGCTGCCCTCTGATGTGGTGGAgcaggaagaggtggaggagaaaacagaaaggacAAAGGAGGatgaggcggaggaggaggaggggaaggtgaaggagggagcagaggaggggccGACTGCAGAGGAGCTGGGTCAGGCAGTGGTGGTTGTCCCCACTCCTCCAGATACAG ATGAGCCCAGTGTCTCCAACGTAGAAGAAAGTGAAGTCCTCTGCCCCTCATTGAAGCGGAGCACTATAAACCCTCCTGAGGATCCAAGCAGTGACCAGCCGACCCAGGAACAACAGTGTGATACACTcgaggagggaggagcagacCCTGCTGCGGTTGCTGCCATCTCTCTCAGCAAGACCCCCATCATGAGGATGAAGACCAAATCTGAACCCAAGAGGATCGCCGTGTCCCTGAAATCAGCAGACGAGGCTGTGGAGGGTTTTGGAGGAGGCAGCGAgggagaggtgggaggagagcaggagcccATCGAAGCACCTCTGGGGCCAATGACGCCTGTGGAGATGCTGCTGCATGACTCCATGAAGCTCGGGGGAGGCTTGCTGGTCAGCCCGCACtcagagcagcacaggaaaTCATCCACTTTAAACCCCACAGTTCTACCTGCTGGCCTGGCACAG GTGCTTTCTGCTTTCCAGGCCCAGCAGAATGCAGCAGTAGCTCAACCTCAGCTCCTGATTCCCCTCAGCAGCATCCCCTCCTACAGTGCAGCTATGGACACCAACCCTCTGCTGGGCAGCACATACAAGAAGTTTCCTTACCCCTCCATGGCTGAGATCAGCAGCCTGGCAGCACAGACTCAGTTCACTGAGGAACAAATCAAG GTGTGGTTCTCAGCCCAGCGGCTGAAGCACGGTGTGAGCTGGACCccagaggaagtggaggaggccAGGAGGAAACAGTTTAATGGCACCGTGCACACGGTGCCTCAGACCATCACTGTCATACCTGCTCACCAGCTCTCAGCAGCTGCCAACGGCCTGCAGTCGATTCTTCAGACCTGCCAGATAGTGGGCCAGCCTGGCCTGGTGTTCACACAG GTTGGCCCAGGGGGCAACCTTCCCGTGACCAGTCCCATCACTCTGACAGTGGCAGGGTTGCCCAGCCAGTCCCAGAGCTCCAGCAGAGTTTCCTGCCAGCCCACCCCAacaaacagtgagctgaaacgGGCTACCACTGTCcagcctccatctctttctccacAG GAGAACTCGGCCCTCAGCGCCGACACATTCAGTTTGCGGCCTAAGAAGTCCAAAGAGCAGCTGGCAGAGCTCAAAGCCAGCTACCTGAAAAACCACTTTGTCACTGATGCAGAAATTGCCCGGCTGATGAAGCTCACCAACCTGACAAAGGGAGAGATCAAGAAATGGTTCAGTGACACTAGGTACAATCAACGCAACTCCAAGAACAGCCATGTAATTGTTTTCCATGACGGAGGGAGTAGAGGAAGTGGCAGCTGTGGAAGCAGTGCCAGCACCACCATTGTTATTGACTCAAGCGATGAAACTCCCACATCTCCACATCCTCCACGCACTCCTCctgtgaaggagaaagagacacGGCCCAAAACATGGAATCCATTCCCTGATTTTACCCTGCAGAAGTTTAAGGAGAAGACACCGGAGcagctggtggtgctggaggaaaGTTTTGAAAAGAGCAGCACCCCTTCAGATGAAGAACTGAGCCGCCTGAGGACAGAGACTAAACTGACACGGAGAGAGATTGATGCCTGGTTcactgagagaagaaaaatgccATCTGTCAGTACTTCTTCCCCAGATTCTTCAGAGGGAGGAAAGGTGGAGGCAGACGGAGCaaaagcaggagaaggaggaacaCGAGCCAgctcttctccctctgcctcctcatctCGTAGAGGTAGTCAAACTCCCCCCGGCGGTCGCAGTAAGCAGATGTCCTCCAGCAGcaacaaagacatgaaagatAAGACTAAAAAGACACCGGAGCAGCTCCATATTCTGAAAAGTGCCTTTGTGAAGACCCAGTGGCCCACACCAGAGGAGTACGATCAGCTTGCGGAAGACAGCGGTCTCCCGCGCTCCTACATCGTCAGCTGGTTCGGGGACTCTCGGTACTCATGGAAGAACAGTAACCTGAAATGGTTCTTCCAGTACCAAAGCGGCAATGTCGAAGGGCCAAATGGTGGTGGAGGCAATAAAGTGGgaagcagcagtagcagcaccGGTCGAAAAAGACGTGGGCGAAATCGTGGTTGGGGGCGGTCCCGAACCAGAAAGCAGCCAAGAAGATCCGCCTCCTACAGTGCAGATGTCGATAAATCTCCTCCGTCAAAGAAAATCAAGAGCGGAAGGGAGATTCTGAAGGAGTACTACCTGAAGCACCGTTTTCTCAATGAGCAAGACCTGGATGAGCTTGTCACTAAGACCAACATGAGCTATGAACAG GTGAGGGAGTGGTTCGCAGAGGTCCAGCGACGTTTGGATATAGGGTCAGATCCCTTCCAGGAGCCGGCTACAGGACAGATAGATGGAggcggaggagaggaagaaggagaggagacgCAGGGAGAGGCGTCGACGGCCACCGAGGACCACAGTGGCGCGGGGAtgggagacgaggaggaggatgaagaagatgaggaggatgacggCGACGAAACAGACGACAGTGAGGTTTGGGAGCCGTCACGTAGCGTCAGGAAATCCTTGTCAGTTTCTGAAGACTAA